CATCAGGTGGTCGGCAAGGAAGGTGAAGACCTGTCGCGGCATGACAAGTGGCTTTGCATGATGTATCCGCGTCTGAAACTGCTGCATCGACTGCTGGCGCTGAATGGGAGCATCTGGATTTCGATTGACGATATCGAGGTCGCCAATCTGCGGTTGGTATTGGACGAGATTTTCGGTTCGGGGAACTTTGTTGCCAATGTGTTGTGGCAGAAAAAGTATGCCGTGGCCAATGACCACAAGACTATAGCGCCGATGCACGACCATATTCTGGTCTATCGGAAAAGCGAGCAGTGGCAGCGGAACCTGCTGCCCCGCACTGAGGAGAAAGACCGACAGTATCGTAATGAGGATGAAAAAGGGACTTTCAGAAACAGCGATTACACTTGCAACAAATCTGCTGACGAGCGACCGAACCTGTATTATCCAATTACCAATCCGAACACCGGAGAAGAAATCTGGCCGAAACGAACACGGGTCTGGGCATATTCACAGGACGAATACCAACGGCATGTTGCAGAGGGTCTTATTTACTGGGGCAAAGACGGAACAGGGAAAGTACCATCTTTCAAGCGGTACAAGCATCTGCTGAAAAACGATGGCATTGTTCCGGCAACGTGGTGGGAGCACAGCTTTGCCGGTCATACGGATGCAGCCAAGAAGGAAATCCGGGGCATCCTCTCCGATAACTCCAAGGCGATTGATTTCATCACGCCGAAACCAACAACCCTGATAGAGAAAATCCTTTCGGTTGCAACTAATCCGGGCGATACGGTTCTCGATTCCTACGCTGGTTCCGGCACCACTGCTCATGCCGTGCTGAAGCTGAATGCCCAGGATGGCGGGAATCGCCGTTTCATCCTGACCGAGATGATGGATTATGCCGAAACCATTACCGCCGAGAGGGTACGCCGGGTCATGGGTGGCTATGGCGAGGATAACAAGGTTGTTGCCGGACTTGGCGGCAGCTTCGAGTACTATACCATCGGCGAGGCCCTGTTCGATGAGGACGGTAATCTCAACGAGGCCGTTCCGGT
This window of the Geoanaerobacter pelophilus genome carries:
- a CDS encoding site-specific DNA-methyltransferase — encoded protein: MPTLHWIGKDKVVKHHHEVPFKTLRREYVHTAPEGTPANSTGNRIIHGDNLEALKALLPEFEGRVKCIYIDPPYNTGNEGWVYNDNVNDPRIQKWLHQVVGKEGEDLSRHDKWLCMMYPRLKLLHRLLALNGSIWISIDDIEVANLRLVLDEIFGSGNFVANVLWQKKYAVANDHKTIAPMHDHILVYRKSEQWQRNLLPRTEEKDRQYRNEDEKGTFRNSDYTCNKSADERPNLYYPITNPNTGEEIWPKRTRVWAYSQDEYQRHVAEGLIYWGKDGTGKVPSFKRYKHLLKNDGIVPATWWEHSFAGHTDAAKKEIRGILSDNSKAIDFITPKPTTLIEKILSVATNPGDTVLDSYAGSGTTAHAVLKLNAQDGGNRRFILTEMMDYAETITAERVRRVMGGYGEDNKVVAGLGGSFEYYTIGEALFDEDGNLNEAVPVEEIRRYVAYTEGVEYGLSEMSPYYIGQANDAAYLFHYEPDRATALDYEFLNSLRFTEYARPTTLVVYADNCLLSQDQLRKHGIIFKKIPRDITRF